CGCGGAAGAGCGCGTGCGCTTCGACGTGCCCTTCACGCCGGCCGCCGCAGGCGAGCGCAACGTCACCGCGCGCGTGCAGTTCGCCATGTGCAATCCCAGCAACTGCGTGCCCGAGGAGCGCATGCTCACGCTCGCCCTGGCGGTGCAGTGAGCGACGACGCGCGCGCAGACGAGCGGGCAGCGGCCATCGACGCGCTGCTCACCGAGACCTACGGGCGCACACGCGCGCGCTTCGAGCAAGAGCGCCGCGTCCTCAGCTTCAACGGCTACCTCGACCTCTGCGCGCGGGAGCCCCAGCGTTCTCTGCGTGACGCGGCTTCCTATGCGCGTGACGCGCTCGACTACTTCGGCAGCTACGAGCTGGTGCGCCCCACCGGGGTGTCACGGCGCTACCGGCTGTTCGACCTGGACTTCGGGGGAGACGCCGGAGCGGCACGCCACGCCGACGACCGCGAGCGGCTGATTGGCCACGAGGAGCTCCAAGAGAGCTTCCGGCGCGCCCTCGAGGGCTTCATCCGCGAGGGCCGCGTCAACCGCATGATCATGCTGCACGGCCCCAACGGCAGCGCCAAGTCCACGTTCGTGGCGTGCCTGATGCGCGGCCTCGAGGCCTACTCGCGCGTGGCCGAGGGCGCGCTCTACCGCTTCTCGTGGGTGTTCCCGAAGACCGGTGACCAGCCCGGCATCGGCTTCTCGGCGGGCGGGGGCGGCAGCCGTGGCGACGCGGACTCCTTCGCGCTGCTGCCGGAGGCGCGCATCGCCGTGAAGCTCACGAGCGAGCTCAAGGACCACCCGCTGCTCCTGCTGCCGCGCGCCGACCGCCGGGCGCTGATGGAGCGCGTGCTGCCTCCGGGCGCCGCGCTGCCCGCGTTTCTCGCTTCGGGCGAGCTCAGCCACAAGAACCGCCAGATCTACGAGGCGCTGCTCACCGACTACCGCGGCGACCTCGGCCGCGTGCTGTCGCACGTGCAGGTGGAGCGCTTCGACATCAGCCGGCGCTACCGCTCGGGCGCGGTCACCATCGGCCCGGCCATGTCCGTGGACGCCAGCGAGCGGCAGATCACCGCCGACCGCTCGCTCTCGTCGCTGCCCGCGTCGCTGTCTGCGGTCACCCTCTTCGAGAGCTACGGCCCCTTGGTGGAGGCGGCCGGCGGCATCGTGGAGTTCAGCGACCTGCTCAAGCGCCCGCTCGACGCCTGGCGCTACCTGCTGCTGGCCATCGAGGAGGGCACGGTGCCGCTCACGTTCTCCACCATGACGCTCAACGCGCTGCTGGTGGCGAGCAGCAACGAGTTCCACCTGGCGGCGTTCCGCGAGCACCACGACTACGCGTCGTTCCGTGGCCGCATGCTGCCCATCGTGGTGCCCTACCTGCGCGACTATCGTCAGGAGCAGGCCATCTACGACACGCAAATCGCCCCGCACGTGAGCGTGAAGGTGGCGCCGCACACCACCTACGTGGCCGCGCTCTGGGCCGTGCTCACGCGCCTGCGCCGCCCGGTGGCCAGCGCCTACGAGAACCGCGCGCTGGGCGTCATCGCCGCGGGACTGAGCCCGCTCGAGAAGGCCGAGCTCTACGCCGACGGAACGGTGCCCGAGCGCCTCGAGCACGACGAGCAGCTGGCCCTCCGCGCAGGGCTCGGCGAGGTCTACGCCGAGTCGCTGGTGGGCAGCTTCGAGGGCCTGATGGGCGCCTCCGCGCGCGAGATCCGCAGCGTGCTGCTGGAGGTGGCGGCCGACCAGCGCGCCCGCTGCCTGGCGCCACCCGCGGTGCTGGCGCGGCTCGAGGCGCTGTGCGCCGAGGGTGACTACGACTTCTTGCGCCTGGACGTGGACGAGGGCTACCACGACGCGCGCCACTTCGTGGACGTGGTGCGCTCGCGCTGGCTCGACCGCGTGGACATGGAGCTGCGCGCGGCCACGGGGCTGGTGGGCGAGGAGCGCTACATGGACCTCTTCGCGCGCTACGTGGCGCAGGTCTCGCACGCCGTGAAGGGCGAGCGCTGGCTCAACCCCGTCACGCAGAACTACGAAGCGCCGGACGCCGAGCTGCTCGAGTCCGTGGAAGCCACCCTCGAGGTCACGGACCCGGCGGAGTTCCGCGCCTCGGTGCTGGGCGGCCTGGCTGCGTGGGCCATCGACCAGCCGGACCGCAGCGCCGACCTGCCGCTCACGGTGGACTTCCGCGCGCTGTTTCCGCGCCAGCTGGCGAAGCTGGAGTCCGCGTACTTCGAGCAGCATCGGGCGCAGATCGCGCGGGTGGGGCGCTCCATCGTGGCTGTCCTGGACGGCGAGGGAGCGCGGCTCGAGGCAGCGGATGCGCAGGCAGCGGAGAGCGCCTGGGCGAAGCTGGTGGCCCGGGGGTACGACGCGGACAGCGGGCGGATCGCGCTCGCCGAGCTGCTAGCTGCTCGGTATTGAAGAGGCAGATCTAGGAAGCCGATCCGGGTTGCTGCAAGGCACAATGGGCACCCACGGCTTGAGTCGTGGGCAGCAGACTAGGCCTGGGCGACCTGAAAGTCCCCCTGCGGGCGGACTGGTTCGTGGTGAAGTTGGGGGCCGTTCTACCAAGAGTACTCGGACACAGCCGACGAGCCACGCGGGCGCCGGCGGGCGCCGGCGGGCGCCTCCGAGAGCGGCGCAACACTCGATTGAATTCACGCGTCGCCCGACGAACGGTCGGGTGCATCACCCCCGCCGGTGCCCGCCGCTGCGCTCAGACTAGCGTTCATCGT
This window of the Sandaracinaceae bacterium genome carries:
- a CDS encoding serine protein kinase PrkA; the encoded protein is MSDDARADERAAAIDALLTETYGRTRARFEQERRVLSFNGYLDLCAREPQRSLRDAASYARDALDYFGSYELVRPTGVSRRYRLFDLDFGGDAGAARHADDRERLIGHEELQESFRRALEGFIREGRVNRMIMLHGPNGSAKSTFVACLMRGLEAYSRVAEGALYRFSWVFPKTGDQPGIGFSAGGGGSRGDADSFALLPEARIAVKLTSELKDHPLLLLPRADRRALMERVLPPGAALPAFLASGELSHKNRQIYEALLTDYRGDLGRVLSHVQVERFDISRRYRSGAVTIGPAMSVDASERQITADRSLSSLPASLSAVTLFESYGPLVEAAGGIVEFSDLLKRPLDAWRYLLLAIEEGTVPLTFSTMTLNALLVASSNEFHLAAFREHHDYASFRGRMLPIVVPYLRDYRQEQAIYDTQIAPHVSVKVAPHTTYVAALWAVLTRLRRPVASAYENRALGVIAAGLSPLEKAELYADGTVPERLEHDEQLALRAGLGEVYAESLVGSFEGLMGASAREIRSVLLEVAADQRARCLAPPAVLARLEALCAEGDYDFLRLDVDEGYHDARHFVDVVRSRWLDRVDMELRAATGLVGEERYMDLFARYVAQVSHAVKGERWLNPVTQNYEAPDAELLESVEATLEVTDPAEFRASVLGGLAAWAIDQPDRSADLPLTVDFRALFPRQLAKLESAYFEQHRAQIARVGRSIVAVLDGEGARLEAADAQAAESAWAKLVARGYDADSGRIALAELLAARY